A window of Desulfuromonas soudanensis genomic DNA:
GCCACCTTCGAGGCCAACGCCCGCAAAAAGGCCGTGACCGTCGCCCGGGCCACCGGACGCCTGACCCTGGCCGACGATTCGGGGCTTGAGGTCGCAGTTCTGGACGGTCGCCCCGGGGTTCATTCGGCCCGTTATGCCGGGGAGACGGCCAGTGACGCCGACAATAATGCCAAGCTTCTGCAGACTCTGGCCTCTGTTCCCGCGGAGAATCGTCAGGGGGCCTTTTGCTGCGCCATGGCCCTGTGCAACAGGGAAGGGGAATGCCGGGTCTTTTTCGGCAAGGTCGAAGGTCTCCTCCTCGATTCACCCCGGGGAGAAGGGGGCTTCGGCTATGACCCGCTCTTTTTGGTCCGGGAATACGGGCGCACCATGGCGGAGCTCCCCATGGAGATCAAGAACCGCATCAGTCACCGCGGGCAGGCCCTGCGTCAGGCTCTCGAGGTCCTGCGCACCAGGGTATGATGCCGGGTATCCGGCAGGGAATTGGGAAGGGTCAGCCGTGCGGCTGGCCCTTTTTGCTGCGCAGACAGTGGGGGGGGAGCTAACCGGGGTTGGGTGTCAGGCAGTCCTGGCGCCAGCAGCAGTTGAACTGCTGGCAGTCGTAGCGGCCGGGGGAGCCGTAACAGTCGAAATTTCCTTCGGCCAGTTGAATGCTGCGGATCAGCGCCCCCTTTTTCAGGCGGCTTATCTGGGACAGGCCGAGGTCTTTGGCGCGTTCGCGAACATCGACTATTTTCATGGGAACCTCCCGGATTGGGGGTGGAGTCTCTCCTTCTGCCGGCTTTTACCGGAGGGAGTATCCTCGTTATCGGCAAAATCAAACACAAGATTGGCCGTTGTCAATTATTCATCATGGCTTCGCAGTCGAGAGTGGGAGGATTTTCCGGCATCGACATTTTTTGTTGTATGATTTAGTGGCACTCTCCTCAGCGGATCATGGATGAAATACCCTTTCCCCCATATGCAATCGTTTCTTCGGTCGTCGATCGGGAATTTCTGGAATCGCCTCGGGCTGCTGACGGCTCTCCTCCTTCTGCTGCTGGCCGCGACCACCCTGGCAGCCGACCCCCTGGAGATCGCCGTGACCGGCGTTGAAGAGGCGGCCCTGGACAACGTCCGGGCGGCCCTCGTCCTCCCCCCCGACCTGGTGCGGGACGGTCGGGTCGAGCCGTTGTGGCTGGAGCGCTTCGTGCGACAGGTTCCCGAGCGGGTCCGTCGGGCCCTCGAGCCCTACGGTTTCTACGAGGCCGAGGTCAGCACCGACCTGCAGGTCAGGGGTGAGAACGATTATCTTCTCACGGTTGCGGTCGTTCCGGGGGAGCCGGTGCGGCTGACGACGGTTCGGGTCCGCCTCAGCGGGCCGGGGGAGAACGAA
This region includes:
- a CDS encoding XTP/dITP diphosphatase — encoded protein: MELVVATRNQGKLREIRALLEGSGITVLGLDAFPDLPEIEEDGATFEANARKKAVTVARATGRLTLADDSGLEVAVLDGRPGVHSARYAGETASDADNNAKLLQTLASVPAENRQGAFCCAMALCNREGECRVFFGKVEGLLLDSPRGEGGFGYDPLFLVREYGRTMAELPMEIKNRISHRGQALRQALEVLRTRV